A DNA window from Onthophagus taurus isolate NC chromosome 1, IU_Otau_3.0, whole genome shotgun sequence contains the following coding sequences:
- the LOC111417400 gene encoding leucine-rich repeat flightless-interacting protein 2 isoform X3: MVAGPKSSLAGAFEAFGKCAKSSSLADCLPDVDCNGMEHVVFNSAVYAAKKFAEARMLAKRQARAEAREYRMRELERQQKEQEENADRQFDMLTEPIARAARTTSSRYMSSRRSSEDSLEDAGSIRELKHELKEVEEKFRKAMVANAQLDNDKAAQTYQLELLKDRLEELEEEHSQLRREHRDKCREHDQLKRLNGRLNDDLAVTKAELEERDRLITEKGLIIVGEEEVQVNEQPVTSDAATCNGLGTPKRALVSVENAQLLEAAGEGSLDVRLARFAKEKSELQDQISHLRLELEEERSKRRKSNASGITLNGPTSEADFDMMDMQREVSKQLAEYKFRSQKAEQDVATLQANVARLESQVIRYKAAAEMSEKSEEALKSEKRKLQREAREAMNRAEELETSNTHLLKRLDKLKNAKSALLKEL; encoded by the exons ATGGTCGCTGGACCTAAGAGTTCTTTAGCCGGTGCTTTTGAAGCATTTGGGAAGTGTGCAAAAAGTTCGTCTTTGGCTGATTGTCTTCCCGATGTTGATTGTAATGGAATGGAGCATGTGGTTTTTAATTCCGCTGTCTATGCAgctaaaaaattt GCTGAAGCTCGTATGTTGGCAAAAAGACAAGCTCGTGCGGAAGCCAGAGAATATCGTATGCGAGAACTTGAAAGACAACAAAAAGAACAAGAAGAAAACGCCGATAGACAATTTGATATGCTTACCGAACCCATTGCAAGAGCTGCCAGAACTACAAGTTCGCGGTATATGTCCAGTAGAAGAAGTTCGGAGGATTCACTTGAAGACGCTGGAAGCATTCGCGAATTAAAA CATGAACTCAAAGAAGTTGAAGAAAAATTCCGAAAAGCCATGGTGGCTAATGCGCAGCTTGATAATGATAAAGCTGCGCAAACTTATCAATTAGAACTACTTAAAGACag ATTAGAAGAATTGGAGGAAGAACATTCGCAATTACGTAGAGAACATAGAGACAAGTGTCGAGAACACGATCAATTAAAACGATTGAACGGAAGATTAAACGACGATTTGGCTGTGACGAAAGCAGAGCTGGAAGAGCGCGATAGATTAATTACCGAAAAAGGTTTAATTATCGTCGGCGAAGAGGAAGTCCAAGTGAACGAACAACCTGTGACTTCTGATGCTGCTACTTGTAACGGTCTTGGTACGCCAAAACGGGCTTTGGTGAGTGTGGAGAATGCACAACTTTTGGAGGCAGCCGGTGAAGGTAGTTTAG atgTCCGGTTGGCTCGTTTTGCCAAAGAAAAAAGCGAACTTCAAGATCAAATAAGTCATCTACGTTTAGAATTGGAAGAGGAAAGgagtaaaagaagaaaatcaaACGCGTCTGGCATTACTCTAAATGGTCCAACATCCGAAGCAGATTTTGACATGATGGATATGCAAa gagAAGTCTCAAAACAACTTGCTGAATATAAATTTCGTTCACAAAAAGCGGAACAAGATGTCGCAACTCTTCAGGCGAACGTGGCGAGATTGGAAAGTCAAGTGATTCGGTATAAAGCCGCGGCGGAAATGTCTGAAAAATCGGAAGAAGCGCTCAAATCGGAAAAACGGAAGCTTCAAAGAGAG GCTCGAGAAGCGATGAATAGAGCGGAGGAGTTAGAAACGTCGAATACGCACTTGTTAAAGCGACTAGACAAATTGAAAAACGCGAAATCAGCACTTTTGAAAGAGCTTTGA
- the LOC111417400 gene encoding leucine-rich repeat flightless-interacting protein 2 isoform X1: MLIVMEWSMWFLIPLSMQLKNLTHWCKLNMERSSSTDSLEDLLNTLSPDTDENFNIEYVNGLQRSREPTKPHVLEEIGGKLGNLEKKNIDTCEAINPNIIGDCEKRDNVDFNGGSKQLKTSRSQSVCSFVEDDVINQFLDKTNENAEARMLAKRQARAEAREYRMRELERQQKEQEENADRQFDMLTEPIARAARTTSSRYMSSRRSSEDSLEDAGSIRELKHELKEVEEKFRKAMVANAQLDNDKAAQTYQLELLKDRLEELEEEHSQLRREHRDKCREHDQLKRLNGRLNDDLAVTKAELEERDRLITEKGLIIVGEEEVQVNEQPVTSDAATCNGLGTPKRALVSVENAQLLEAAGEGSLDVRLARFAKEKSELQDQISHLRLELEEERSKRRKSNASGITLNGPTSEADFDMMDMQREVSKQLAEYKFRSQKAEQDVATLQANVARLESQVIRYKAAAEMSEKSEEALKSEKRKLQREAREAMNRAEELETSNTHLLKRLDKLKNAKSALLKEL; the protein is encoded by the exons ATGTTGATTGTAATGGAATGGAGCATGTGGTTTTTAATTCCGCTGTCTATGCAgctaaaaaattt aaCACATTGGTGTAAGCTAAATATGGAGAGAAGTTCCAGTACTGATTCATTAGAGGATCTATTGAATACTTTAAGTCCTGATACGGACgagaattttaatattgagTATGTAAACGGATTACAAAGGTCAAGGGAACCGACCAAACCACATGTGTTAGAAGAAATTGGAGGAAAACTTggtaatttagaaaaaaagaatattgaTACGTGCGAGGCAATTAATCCAAATATAATTGGTGATTGTGAAAAGCGTGATAACGTTGATTTCAATGGTGGTTCAAAACAACTTAAAACAAGTCGATCGCAAAGTGTTTGTTCTTTCGTGGAGGACGAtgttattaatcaatttttggatAAAACCAACGAAAAT GCTGAAGCTCGTATGTTGGCAAAAAGACAAGCTCGTGCGGAAGCCAGAGAATATCGTATGCGAGAACTTGAAAGACAACAAAAAGAACAAGAAGAAAACGCCGATAGACAATTTGATATGCTTACCGAACCCATTGCAAGAGCTGCCAGAACTACAAGTTCGCGGTATATGTCCAGTAGAAGAAGTTCGGAGGATTCACTTGAAGACGCTGGAAGCATTCGCGAATTAAAA CATGAACTCAAAGAAGTTGAAGAAAAATTCCGAAAAGCCATGGTGGCTAATGCGCAGCTTGATAATGATAAAGCTGCGCAAACTTATCAATTAGAACTACTTAAAGACag ATTAGAAGAATTGGAGGAAGAACATTCGCAATTACGTAGAGAACATAGAGACAAGTGTCGAGAACACGATCAATTAAAACGATTGAACGGAAGATTAAACGACGATTTGGCTGTGACGAAAGCAGAGCTGGAAGAGCGCGATAGATTAATTACCGAAAAAGGTTTAATTATCGTCGGCGAAGAGGAAGTCCAAGTGAACGAACAACCTGTGACTTCTGATGCTGCTACTTGTAACGGTCTTGGTACGCCAAAACGGGCTTTGGTGAGTGTGGAGAATGCACAACTTTTGGAGGCAGCCGGTGAAGGTAGTTTAG atgTCCGGTTGGCTCGTTTTGCCAAAGAAAAAAGCGAACTTCAAGATCAAATAAGTCATCTACGTTTAGAATTGGAAGAGGAAAGgagtaaaagaagaaaatcaaACGCGTCTGGCATTACTCTAAATGGTCCAACATCCGAAGCAGATTTTGACATGATGGATATGCAAa gagAAGTCTCAAAACAACTTGCTGAATATAAATTTCGTTCACAAAAAGCGGAACAAGATGTCGCAACTCTTCAGGCGAACGTGGCGAGATTGGAAAGTCAAGTGATTCGGTATAAAGCCGCGGCGGAAATGTCTGAAAAATCGGAAGAAGCGCTCAAATCGGAAAAACGGAAGCTTCAAAGAGAG GCTCGAGAAGCGATGAATAGAGCGGAGGAGTTAGAAACGTCGAATACGCACTTGTTAAAGCGACTAGACAAATTGAAAAACGCGAAATCAGCACTTTTGAAAGAGCTTTGA
- the LOC111417400 gene encoding leucine-rich repeat flightless-interacting protein 2 isoform X5, with the protein MRFNNDLCFRLNWTFDPFKVAEARMLAKRQARAEAREYRMRELERQQKEQEENADRQFDMLTEPIARAARTTSSRYMSSRRSSEDSLEDAGSIRELKHELKEVEEKFRKAMVANAQLDNDKAAQTYQLELLKDRLEELEEEHSQLRREHRDKCREHDQLKRLNGRLNDDLAVTKAELEERDRLITEKGLIIVGEEEVQVNEQPVTSDAATCNGLGTPKRALVSVENAQLLEAAGEGSLDVRLARFAKEKSELQDQISHLRLELEEERSKRRKSNASGITLNGPTSEADFDMMDMQREVSKQLAEYKFRSQKAEQDVATLQANVARLESQVIRYKAAAEMSEKSEEALKSEKRKLQREAREAMNRAEELETSNTHLLKRLDKLKNAKSALLKEL; encoded by the exons ATGCGGTTCAACAACGATTTGTGTTTCCGTTTAAATTGGACTTTCGATCCATTTAAAGTG GCTGAAGCTCGTATGTTGGCAAAAAGACAAGCTCGTGCGGAAGCCAGAGAATATCGTATGCGAGAACTTGAAAGACAACAAAAAGAACAAGAAGAAAACGCCGATAGACAATTTGATATGCTTACCGAACCCATTGCAAGAGCTGCCAGAACTACAAGTTCGCGGTATATGTCCAGTAGAAGAAGTTCGGAGGATTCACTTGAAGACGCTGGAAGCATTCGCGAATTAAAA CATGAACTCAAAGAAGTTGAAGAAAAATTCCGAAAAGCCATGGTGGCTAATGCGCAGCTTGATAATGATAAAGCTGCGCAAACTTATCAATTAGAACTACTTAAAGACag ATTAGAAGAATTGGAGGAAGAACATTCGCAATTACGTAGAGAACATAGAGACAAGTGTCGAGAACACGATCAATTAAAACGATTGAACGGAAGATTAAACGACGATTTGGCTGTGACGAAAGCAGAGCTGGAAGAGCGCGATAGATTAATTACCGAAAAAGGTTTAATTATCGTCGGCGAAGAGGAAGTCCAAGTGAACGAACAACCTGTGACTTCTGATGCTGCTACTTGTAACGGTCTTGGTACGCCAAAACGGGCTTTGGTGAGTGTGGAGAATGCACAACTTTTGGAGGCAGCCGGTGAAGGTAGTTTAG atgTCCGGTTGGCTCGTTTTGCCAAAGAAAAAAGCGAACTTCAAGATCAAATAAGTCATCTACGTTTAGAATTGGAAGAGGAAAGgagtaaaagaagaaaatcaaACGCGTCTGGCATTACTCTAAATGGTCCAACATCCGAAGCAGATTTTGACATGATGGATATGCAAa gagAAGTCTCAAAACAACTTGCTGAATATAAATTTCGTTCACAAAAAGCGGAACAAGATGTCGCAACTCTTCAGGCGAACGTGGCGAGATTGGAAAGTCAAGTGATTCGGTATAAAGCCGCGGCGGAAATGTCTGAAAAATCGGAAGAAGCGCTCAAATCGGAAAAACGGAAGCTTCAAAGAGAG GCTCGAGAAGCGATGAATAGAGCGGAGGAGTTAGAAACGTCGAATACGCACTTGTTAAAGCGACTAGACAAATTGAAAAACGCGAAATCAGCACTTTTGAAAGAGCTTTGA
- the LOC111417400 gene encoding leucine-rich repeat flightless-interacting protein 2 isoform X2, which produces MLIVMEWSMWFLIPLSMQLKNLTHWCKLNMERSSSTDSLEDLLNTLSPDTDENFNIEYVNGLQRSREPTKPHVLEEIGGKLGNLEKKNIDTCEAINPNIIGDCEKRDNVDFNGGSKQLKTSRSQSVCSFVEDDVINQFLDKTNENAEARMLAKRQARAEAREYRMRELERQQKEQEENADRQFDMLTEPIARAARTTSSRYMSSRRSSEDSLEDAGSIRELKHELKEVEEKFRKAMVANAQLDNDKAAQTYQLELLKDRLEELEEEHSQLRREHRDKCREHDQLKRLNGRLNDDLAVTKAELEERDRLITEKGLIIVGEEEVQVNEQPVTSDAATCNGLGTPKRALVSVENAQLLEAAGEGSLDVRLARFAKEKSELQDQISHLRLELEEERSKRRKSNASGITLNGPTSEADFDMMDMQREVSKQLAEYKFRSQKAEQDVATLQANVARLESQVIRYKAAAEMSEKSEEALKSEKRKLQREDSLNTTASSFDDESICDDSRGSRSDE; this is translated from the exons ATGTTGATTGTAATGGAATGGAGCATGTGGTTTTTAATTCCGCTGTCTATGCAgctaaaaaattt aaCACATTGGTGTAAGCTAAATATGGAGAGAAGTTCCAGTACTGATTCATTAGAGGATCTATTGAATACTTTAAGTCCTGATACGGACgagaattttaatattgagTATGTAAACGGATTACAAAGGTCAAGGGAACCGACCAAACCACATGTGTTAGAAGAAATTGGAGGAAAACTTggtaatttagaaaaaaagaatattgaTACGTGCGAGGCAATTAATCCAAATATAATTGGTGATTGTGAAAAGCGTGATAACGTTGATTTCAATGGTGGTTCAAAACAACTTAAAACAAGTCGATCGCAAAGTGTTTGTTCTTTCGTGGAGGACGAtgttattaatcaatttttggatAAAACCAACGAAAAT GCTGAAGCTCGTATGTTGGCAAAAAGACAAGCTCGTGCGGAAGCCAGAGAATATCGTATGCGAGAACTTGAAAGACAACAAAAAGAACAAGAAGAAAACGCCGATAGACAATTTGATATGCTTACCGAACCCATTGCAAGAGCTGCCAGAACTACAAGTTCGCGGTATATGTCCAGTAGAAGAAGTTCGGAGGATTCACTTGAAGACGCTGGAAGCATTCGCGAATTAAAA CATGAACTCAAAGAAGTTGAAGAAAAATTCCGAAAAGCCATGGTGGCTAATGCGCAGCTTGATAATGATAAAGCTGCGCAAACTTATCAATTAGAACTACTTAAAGACag ATTAGAAGAATTGGAGGAAGAACATTCGCAATTACGTAGAGAACATAGAGACAAGTGTCGAGAACACGATCAATTAAAACGATTGAACGGAAGATTAAACGACGATTTGGCTGTGACGAAAGCAGAGCTGGAAGAGCGCGATAGATTAATTACCGAAAAAGGTTTAATTATCGTCGGCGAAGAGGAAGTCCAAGTGAACGAACAACCTGTGACTTCTGATGCTGCTACTTGTAACGGTCTTGGTACGCCAAAACGGGCTTTGGTGAGTGTGGAGAATGCACAACTTTTGGAGGCAGCCGGTGAAGGTAGTTTAG atgTCCGGTTGGCTCGTTTTGCCAAAGAAAAAAGCGAACTTCAAGATCAAATAAGTCATCTACGTTTAGAATTGGAAGAGGAAAGgagtaaaagaagaaaatcaaACGCGTCTGGCATTACTCTAAATGGTCCAACATCCGAAGCAGATTTTGACATGATGGATATGCAAa gagAAGTCTCAAAACAACTTGCTGAATATAAATTTCGTTCACAAAAAGCGGAACAAGATGTCGCAACTCTTCAGGCGAACGTGGCGAGATTGGAAAGTCAAGTGATTCGGTATAAAGCCGCGGCGGAAATGTCTGAAAAATCGGAAGAAGCGCTCAAATCGGAAAAACGGAAGCTTCAAAGAGAG gaCTCGTTAAATACTACTGCTAGTTCATTTGATGATGAAAGTATATGCGATGATTCTAGAG GCTCGAGAAGCGATGAATAG
- the LOC111417400 gene encoding leucine-rich repeat flightless-interacting protein 2 isoform X4 — translation MDTGGGRRRIAQKSSAEDQALDQIAKEAEARMLAKRQARAEAREYRMRELERQQKEQEENADRQFDMLTEPIARAARTTSSRYMSSRRSSEDSLEDAGSIRELKHELKEVEEKFRKAMVANAQLDNDKAAQTYQLELLKDRLEELEEEHSQLRREHRDKCREHDQLKRLNGRLNDDLAVTKAELEERDRLITEKGLIIVGEEEVQVNEQPVTSDAATCNGLGTPKRALVSVENAQLLEAAGEGSLDVRLARFAKEKSELQDQISHLRLELEEERSKRRKSNASGITLNGPTSEADFDMMDMQREVSKQLAEYKFRSQKAEQDVATLQANVARLESQVIRYKAAAEMSEKSEEALKSEKRKLQREAREAMNRAEELETSNTHLLKRLDKLKNAKSALLKEL, via the exons ATGGATACGGGAGGCGGCCGGCGAAGAATTGCGCAAAAATCGTCTGCAGAAGATCAAGCTTTGGATCAAATTGCAAAAGAG GCTGAAGCTCGTATGTTGGCAAAAAGACAAGCTCGTGCGGAAGCCAGAGAATATCGTATGCGAGAACTTGAAAGACAACAAAAAGAACAAGAAGAAAACGCCGATAGACAATTTGATATGCTTACCGAACCCATTGCAAGAGCTGCCAGAACTACAAGTTCGCGGTATATGTCCAGTAGAAGAAGTTCGGAGGATTCACTTGAAGACGCTGGAAGCATTCGCGAATTAAAA CATGAACTCAAAGAAGTTGAAGAAAAATTCCGAAAAGCCATGGTGGCTAATGCGCAGCTTGATAATGATAAAGCTGCGCAAACTTATCAATTAGAACTACTTAAAGACag ATTAGAAGAATTGGAGGAAGAACATTCGCAATTACGTAGAGAACATAGAGACAAGTGTCGAGAACACGATCAATTAAAACGATTGAACGGAAGATTAAACGACGATTTGGCTGTGACGAAAGCAGAGCTGGAAGAGCGCGATAGATTAATTACCGAAAAAGGTTTAATTATCGTCGGCGAAGAGGAAGTCCAAGTGAACGAACAACCTGTGACTTCTGATGCTGCTACTTGTAACGGTCTTGGTACGCCAAAACGGGCTTTGGTGAGTGTGGAGAATGCACAACTTTTGGAGGCAGCCGGTGAAGGTAGTTTAG atgTCCGGTTGGCTCGTTTTGCCAAAGAAAAAAGCGAACTTCAAGATCAAATAAGTCATCTACGTTTAGAATTGGAAGAGGAAAGgagtaaaagaagaaaatcaaACGCGTCTGGCATTACTCTAAATGGTCCAACATCCGAAGCAGATTTTGACATGATGGATATGCAAa gagAAGTCTCAAAACAACTTGCTGAATATAAATTTCGTTCACAAAAAGCGGAACAAGATGTCGCAACTCTTCAGGCGAACGTGGCGAGATTGGAAAGTCAAGTGATTCGGTATAAAGCCGCGGCGGAAATGTCTGAAAAATCGGAAGAAGCGCTCAAATCGGAAAAACGGAAGCTTCAAAGAGAG GCTCGAGAAGCGATGAATAGAGCGGAGGAGTTAGAAACGTCGAATACGCACTTGTTAAAGCGACTAGACAAATTGAAAAACGCGAAATCAGCACTTTTGAAAGAGCTTTGA